The DNA segment GACCCCGAGAAATCGGAAGGGGCGGCGGAGTCCACCAGCTCGGATAGAGTGACTTAGCCGTCGTGTTTGTTACGCAGCTGTGACACGCTACTCTCCCCTGTCGGAATACATTCTTCTGACGTAGTCCAACGTTAGGAGAGCGATCATATTGTTAGGTCACCAGCGCTGCCGGCTCCGCATGAAACAGTTTCGGATGGGCCGCTCGCTCCTCCTCGCGACCCTCCTGCTCACGTTGATGAACCTTCCGGCCTACGGTCAGGAATCCGAACCGCTCTCGGAGAACAGTGCTCTCCACGTCTTCCTGGACTGCCAGGGAGGTGCCTGGCACTGCGACTTCGATCACGTCCGCCGGGAAATCAAGTGGGTCAACTGGGTGCGCGACCGCAAGGACGCGCAGGTCCATCTTCTGGTCACCGCGCAGGGGACGGGAGGTGGGGGAAACAGCTACACGCTCGATTTCATCGGGCTCGATGAACTGGACGCCGAAACGGACTCGATCAGCTTCGTCTCGGATCCCGACGATACCCACGATGAGGTCCGGGAGAAGCTCACGCAGACCTTTGCCGTCGGATTGGTTCGCTACGTCGCATCGACTCCCCTCGCGCAGCAGCTTCAAGTTTCCTACGAAGAATCTCCCGGGCAGGCGGTACAGGCAGATCTGGAGGAGGATCCCTGGAAACTGTGGGTGTTCCGCGTATCCGCCAGCGGATCCTTCAACGACGAGTCCCTCCAGCGGGGCAACTGGTACAGCGGGTCCGTTTCGGCCAACCGCACCAGCGACCGGCTCAAGTTCAACTGGAGCGCTTCGACGTGGTCGTCCCGTGACGAGTTCGAGATCGACGGCGAGGTCCTCGAGAGCAGCAGCAAGAGTTCCAGCTCGAGTCTCCTCAGTGTCTGGAGTCTGAGCGACCACTGGTCCGTGGGGATGATCGCAGGGGGCAACAACTCCTCGTTCAGCAACATCGATCTTGCCCTGATCGGGGGCCCGGTCGTGGAATACAGCGTGTTCCCTTACGACGAGTCCACTCGAAAGACCCTCACCTTCCAATACTCCGTGGAGGCCGTAGACAATACGTACGAGGCCATCACGGTTGCGGGAGAGACCGAGGAGACGCTCGGCCGCCACCGTCTGGTCGCCGCCCTGGACATACAGCAGCCATGGGGCGGCATGTTCGGACAGGTTGCCGCAACCCAGTACCTTCACGATCCGTCGGTCCACAGGGTGGACACCTTCCTCGGCGCCAACGTGCGAGTCTTCCGGGGTCTCGACTTCAATGTCTCGGGTAGCTTCTCCCGCATCAAGGATCAGTTCTTCCTTCCCGCCGAAGGATTGACGTCCGAAGAGATCCTGCTCCGGCGGGGGCAGCGAGAGACCGATTTCCGCTACCGCGTCAGCATGGGGTTCAGCTACCGGTTCGGATCGAAGCTGGCCAACGTGGTGAACCCCCGCATGAACCGTGGCTTCCGGTCCTTCTACTGATCCGTACGGTGCGAGAATGTTCGAAGCGGTGCTACGGTCCGGATCGTGTCACTCTAGTACACTGTGGCTGGGAACTCCTGAAGAGTCCCTTGGGATGAACAGGGCTGGAGAGCGAGATGCCGATGAGATACGCGACTGCCCTCACGTTACTGCTCGCCGCGTGTATGACTGCCGCCGTAGCCGGGAACGTGGCGGATTGTGCCCGTTTACTTGCGGGCCAGGAGTACGACGCCGCCGTCACTCCTTGCGCGGAGGCGGCGGAAATGGGAGACGCCGGCTCGCAGTTCAATCTGGGTGTGCTGTACGCGACGGGCAAGGGTGTGCCCGCGGACGATGTCAAGGCATTCAACTGGTTCGCGATGGCCGCCGAACAAGGAGTGATCGGCGCACAGTTCAACCTGGGGTTGATGTACGCCACCGGCCGCGGGGTTCCCAGAGACGGCGCCGGGGCGGTCGAGTGGTACGGCAGGTCGGCGACGGGGGGACATGCCGAAGCGCAGTACAACCTCGCTGTGATGTACGACACCGGTGACGGCGTCGCCCCGGACGCTCCGAAGGCCGTCGAGTGGTACAAGAAGGCGGCCGAGCAGGGGCATGCTTTCGCGCAATTGAACCTCGGCGTGATGTACGACGACGGCCGGGGCGGACCGGAAGACGACGCCCAGGCGGTCAAGTGGTACAGGAAGGCGGCGGAGCTGGGGCATAGCGGCGCGCAGTACAACCTCGGCGTGATGTACGCCAATGGCGACGGCGTCTCCAAGAACGATTCCAAGGCGGTCAAGTGGTACCTCAAGGCTGCGGAGAACGGGCACGACGAAGCGCAGTACAACCTCGGCGTGATGTACGCAAACGGCGAGGGCGTCACCGAGAACGACGGCCAGGCGCTCGATTGGT comes from the Acidobacteriota bacterium genome and includes:
- a CDS encoding sel1 repeat family protein, which codes for MAAEQGVIGAQFNLGLMYATGRGVPRDGAGAVEWYGRSATGGHAEAQYNLAVMYDTGDGVAPDAPKAVEWYKKAAEQGHAFAQLNLGVMYDDGRGGPEDDAQAVKWYRKAAELGHSGAQYNLGVMYANGDGVSKNDSKAVKWYLKAAENGHDEAQYNLGVMYANGEGVTENDGQALDWFAKAADQGHANAQYNLGVMYTNGEGTPEDLLEAFMWVDLAAAQGEEKAESVRNLLRERLTPEQIAEAQRRSREWLERHPD